Proteins from a genomic interval of Halarsenatibacter silvermanii:
- a CDS encoding deoxyribonuclease IV → MKLGKHVSIAGGLDKSVERAVDIGCNAVQIFVKNPRGWQGKKLTEEAQFDFKEARQEAALDPVVVHSTYLINIASPKEDLWQKSVAGLKDDYRRSDRLGADYLVFHPGSHTGSGRKAGIEKIARGIDEVLQDVGGSTGLLLENVDGAGTKIGSSMEDLNEIISLSDFGSELGICIDTCHAFAYGYEVSKYDGLNRLLDDIDKNIGLEALKVLHINDSVHELGSEKDEHAHIGEGEIGFAGFEQIINNEVIEDRPFILETPWFDDREDDPDVDKIKDMRK, encoded by the coding sequence ATGAAGCTGGGAAAACATGTTTCTATAGCTGGAGGACTGGACAAATCTGTTGAACGGGCCGTCGATATAGGTTGTAATGCCGTACAAATTTTTGTGAAAAATCCGCGAGGCTGGCAGGGCAAGAAACTGACCGAAGAGGCTCAATTTGATTTCAAAGAAGCCAGGCAGGAGGCGGCTTTGGACCCGGTGGTGGTTCATTCCACCTATCTTATCAATATAGCCTCTCCCAAAGAGGATCTCTGGCAGAAATCAGTGGCCGGTCTGAAAGATGACTACCGGCGCTCGGATAGGCTGGGAGCGGATTATCTCGTCTTCCACCCGGGCAGTCATACCGGCTCGGGCCGAAAGGCCGGAATAGAGAAAATAGCCAGGGGTATAGATGAGGTCCTGCAGGATGTGGGAGGCAGCACCGGGCTGCTCCTGGAAAACGTGGACGGAGCGGGAACCAAGATCGGTTCCAGCATGGAAGATCTCAATGAAATTATCTCTCTGAGCGACTTTGGCAGTGAGCTGGGCATCTGTATAGATACATGTCATGCCTTCGCCTATGGTTATGAGGTGAGCAAATACGACGGTCTAAACAGGCTTCTCGATGATATCGATAAAAATATCGGTCTGGAAGCACTGAAGGTTTTGCATATCAATGATTCCGTTCATGAACTGGGCAGCGAAAAAGATGAACATGCTCACATCGGCGAAGGAGAAATCGGTTTTGCAGGTTTTGAGCAGATCATAAATAACGAAGTTATTGAAGATCGGCCTTTCATCCTGGAAACTCCCTGGTTTGATGATCGGGAAGATGATCCAGATGTCGATAAAATAAAAGATATGAGAAAATAG
- the infB gene encoding translation initiation factor IF-2 has translation MGKLRVYELAREMDLESLEVVDLLQDLDIDVSSHMATIDDETAELVKEIYYEDQGQQSETEKETEDTSADEKSEDTETKERQRQESEDSSSAVRTREKTLPEIAPPVTVKELAETAGIPSNRLIKSLMGLGIMANINYSLEEDTLEEVVEELDLDVTVESGEEEDIEPCSDLKVMTDFEDRDEDYELRPPIVTVMGHVDHGKTTLLDVIRETKVTETEAGGITQHIGAYQVTVEGEKITFIDTPGHEAFTSMRARGAQITDIAILVVAADDGIMPQTVEAINHAQAAEIPMLVAINKIDKPNAQPEQVKQQMTEYGLVPEEWGGKTICVEISALQGENIDELLEMIILQAEIEEIMANPHRPAEGVVIEAELDKGRGPVATVLIKNGTLNVGDNVLAGSVCGRVRAMIDEHGQRIERAGPATPVEILGFSDVPAAGDFLQVLADEQRAREVAAERKEEQLEIRRKADTGVTLEDFYEQVQEGEIQELNLIIKADVQGSLEALRQALKDMSTDEVGINIIHTGVGAITETDVDLASASNAIIIGFNVRPGLNSQQYAEKEKVDIRTYRVIYKTLEDIRDAMEGMLQPELKERVRGHAEIRQIFKVPDIGNVAGVYIRDGIVNRNFQVRVIRDGIVKHEGEISSLKRFEDDVREVKEGYECGVGIANYDDIKEGDILEFYDYKEVKRTL, from the coding sequence TTGGGAAAATTGAGAGTATACGAACTGGCCAGGGAGATGGATTTAGAGAGTCTGGAGGTAGTTGATCTGCTTCAGGACCTGGATATTGATGTATCAAGTCACATGGCAACTATAGATGATGAAACTGCCGAGCTGGTCAAAGAAATTTATTACGAGGACCAGGGGCAGCAGAGCGAAACCGAAAAAGAAACTGAAGATACATCCGCAGACGAAAAATCTGAAGATACGGAAACAAAAGAGCGGCAAAGACAAGAATCTGAGGACTCATCTTCAGCAGTCCGGACGCGGGAAAAAACTCTGCCGGAGATTGCCCCTCCGGTAACCGTCAAGGAGCTGGCTGAAACTGCCGGCATCCCCTCCAACCGGTTGATAAAATCCCTGATGGGACTCGGTATTATGGCCAATATCAACTATTCTCTGGAAGAGGATACTCTGGAGGAAGTTGTTGAGGAGCTCGATCTGGATGTGACAGTTGAAAGCGGGGAAGAGGAAGATATCGAACCCTGTTCTGATCTCAAAGTTATGACCGATTTTGAGGACAGGGATGAGGATTATGAACTGAGACCTCCGATAGTGACTGTAATGGGTCATGTCGACCACGGCAAAACCACTCTGCTCGATGTAATTCGTGAAACCAAAGTGACCGAGACCGAAGCCGGAGGGATCACCCAGCATATTGGAGCCTATCAGGTCACCGTAGAAGGAGAAAAGATCACCTTTATCGATACACCCGGACACGAGGCATTCACCTCCATGCGGGCCCGGGGAGCTCAGATCACCGATATAGCAATTTTAGTTGTAGCTGCCGATGACGGTATCATGCCGCAGACTGTCGAGGCGATCAATCACGCTCAGGCAGCGGAAATACCGATGCTGGTCGCCATAAATAAAATAGACAAGCCCAATGCCCAGCCCGAACAGGTAAAACAGCAGATGACTGAATACGGGCTTGTGCCCGAAGAATGGGGAGGAAAAACCATATGCGTGGAAATCTCCGCTCTGCAGGGAGAAAATATAGATGAACTTCTGGAGATGATAATCCTGCAGGCCGAGATTGAAGAGATTATGGCCAACCCCCATCGTCCGGCCGAGGGCGTCGTTATCGAAGCTGAGCTCGATAAAGGTCGGGGCCCGGTAGCTACAGTGCTGATCAAAAACGGCACACTCAATGTGGGCGATAATGTTCTGGCCGGTTCAGTCTGCGGCCGGGTGAGGGCTATGATAGATGAACATGGACAGCGGATCGAGAGGGCCGGTCCGGCCACTCCGGTAGAAATTTTAGGATTTTCCGATGTTCCGGCTGCCGGTGATTTTCTCCAGGTGCTCGCGGACGAACAGCGGGCGAGAGAGGTAGCTGCTGAACGCAAAGAAGAACAGCTTGAGATCAGAAGAAAGGCCGATACCGGAGTCACTCTCGAGGACTTTTATGAGCAGGTCCAGGAGGGTGAAATTCAGGAGCTCAATCTTATCATCAAAGCCGATGTACAGGGTTCGCTCGAGGCTCTGCGCCAGGCTTTAAAGGATATGAGCACCGATGAGGTTGGTATAAATATTATCCACACCGGTGTGGGTGCCATAACCGAGACCGATGTCGATCTGGCCAGCGCTTCCAATGCTATCATCATCGGATTCAATGTTAGACCCGGCCTTAACTCACAGCAGTATGCTGAAAAGGAAAAGGTCGATATCCGCACCTATAGAGTTATATACAAGACGCTTGAAGATATCAGAGATGCCATGGAGGGTATGCTCCAGCCCGAATTAAAAGAAAGAGTCAGAGGACATGCCGAGATCAGACAGATCTTCAAGGTTCCTGATATCGGTAATGTGGCCGGAGTATATATCAGAGACGGAATTGTAAATCGCAATTTCCAGGTGAGAGTCATAAGAGATGGCATCGTAAAACATGAAGGAGAAATTTCCTCCCTCAAACGCTTCGAGGATGATGTCAGAGAGGTCAAAGAAGGATATGAATGTGGAGTTGGTATAGCCAACTATGATGATATAAAAGAGGGAGATATCCTCGAATTTTACGATTATAAAGAGGTTAAGCGTACACTTTAA
- the rimP gene encoding ribosome maturation factor RimP, with product MKTSERVAGRVETMLSGEDLELVAVDYVKEGSERVLRVFIENREGEVDLEDCERISRGLSDWLDEEDFISESYILEVSSPGLERPLRGREDFSRFAGENVFIRTYAPIEDKKEFTGILQGIDDDTVEVMLKENGKRVALPYSSIAKARLDVDFQLE from the coding sequence GTGAAGACTTCCGAAAGAGTAGCCGGCCGGGTTGAAACCATGCTAAGTGGTGAAGATCTCGAGCTCGTCGCCGTCGATTACGTAAAAGAAGGCTCCGAAAGAGTTTTGAGAGTTTTTATCGAAAATAGAGAGGGAGAGGTTGATCTGGAAGACTGCGAAAGAATAAGCAGAGGGCTTTCCGACTGGCTGGATGAGGAGGATTTTATCTCGGAAAGCTATATTCTTGAAGTGTCCTCGCCAGGACTGGAAAGACCTCTCAGAGGCAGAGAGGATTTTTCCAGATTTGCCGGCGAAAATGTCTTTATCAGGACCTATGCTCCTATCGAGGATAAAAAGGAATTCACCGGAATTCTTCAGGGGATAGATGATGACACCGTCGAGGTGATGCTCAAGGAGAACGGTAAAAGAGTGGCGCTGCCCTACAGCAGCATCGCCAAGGCGCGTCTAGATGTAGATTTTCAGCTGGAATGA
- the rbfA gene encoding 30S ribosome-binding factor RbfA: MVKERDRRLGELLKEEISKIIRREVRDPRIGDFVSVTEVDVSGDLRHAKVYISVMGSEKEKQETMDGLSEANGYIRCLVGERITVYHTPELVFKYDESIEHGIHISEIIKEARAEDKQAMEKRQNSDQENDNEETADSGEKQEERKD, encoded by the coding sequence ATGGTCAAAGAACGCGACAGAAGACTGGGCGAACTTTTAAAAGAGGAGATCAGTAAGATAATCAGAAGAGAGGTGAGAGATCCCCGCATAGGTGATTTTGTCTCGGTCACCGAGGTCGATGTAAGCGGTGATCTGAGGCATGCCAAAGTTTATATCAGTGTGATGGGCAGCGAGAAAGAAAAGCAGGAAACCATGGACGGTCTGAGCGAAGCCAACGGTTATATTCGCTGCCTTGTAGGGGAGAGAATAACAGTATACCACACGCCTGAGCTGGTCTTTAAGTACGACGAATCTATCGAACACGGTATTCACATCTCCGAAATAATCAAAGAAGCCCGGGCCGAAGACAAACAGGCCATGGAAAAGCGTCAGAACAGCGATCAGGAGAATGACAATGAGGAAACCGCTGACAGCGGTGAAAAGCAGGAAGAAAGAAAGGATTAG
- the pnp gene encoding polyribonucleotide nucleotidyltransferase, with the protein MEKTWSTEIAGEELCFETGKYAQQANGSVMASYGDTTILVTATMEEPREGIDYLPLMVNYEERVYAIGEIPGSITRREGKPRDEATLFARLIDRPLRPLFPQSLRHDIQVIATVLSVDDDCAPEIVAMNGASAALMISDIPFDGPIAGVKMGLVDDELIVNPDDEQCEKSELDLMVAGSEDAVMMVEGNAQELSEEMVVEAIDTAHEHIKEIVKLQKEMAAEIGQEEMEVDPPELPDELKDKVEELGSEKMKEAAFTKKKLEREENMDAAREEIMGELAEELDEETFSEYENMLEDELDDLAKKLVRREIIENGKRPDGRDLDEVRPIESDVGFVPKVHGCGMFKRGETQTLSVLTLGASSDEQILFGLGEEETKGFLHHYNFPPYSVGETNPLRGPGRREIGHGALGEKALSPVLPDEIDFPYTIRLVSEVLESNGSTSQASICSSCLAMMDGGVPLKSPVAGIAMGLMKEGDDIAILSDIQGLEDFFGDMDFKVAGTREGITALQMDIKVSGISKEIMKKALNQAREGRLHILDRMSEVIAEPRSELSPHAPRMITLEIDPDKIRHVIGPGGKMINKIIDKTGAQIDIEDDGTVYILSEDQEGGEEARNMIEELTREVVVGEIYTGKVKKIVNFGAFAEIVPGREGLIHISELADYHVNEVEDILEVGDEVPVKVTEIDDQDRLNLSRIQAIKEMDEEEKEKYDL; encoded by the coding sequence ATGGAAAAGACCTGGAGTACCGAGATAGCAGGAGAAGAACTCTGTTTTGAAACCGGCAAATATGCTCAGCAGGCCAATGGTTCGGTTATGGCAAGTTATGGCGACACGACCATTCTGGTGACCGCCACCATGGAAGAACCGAGAGAGGGTATAGACTATCTACCCCTGATGGTAAATTATGAGGAAAGGGTCTATGCAATCGGTGAAATACCGGGAAGCATAACCAGAAGAGAGGGCAAACCCAGAGATGAAGCGACTTTATTTGCGCGCTTAATCGATAGACCTCTAAGGCCGCTTTTTCCTCAATCACTCCGTCATGATATTCAGGTGATCGCCACAGTATTATCCGTCGACGATGATTGTGCTCCGGAAATTGTGGCCATGAACGGCGCTTCTGCGGCATTGATGATTTCCGATATTCCTTTCGATGGACCTATAGCTGGTGTCAAGATGGGGCTGGTCGATGATGAACTGATTGTCAATCCTGACGATGAGCAGTGTGAAAAAAGCGAACTTGATCTCATGGTAGCCGGCAGCGAGGATGCTGTGATGATGGTTGAGGGCAATGCTCAGGAGCTTTCCGAAGAGATGGTGGTGGAAGCTATCGACACCGCTCACGAACATATAAAAGAGATAGTAAAGCTGCAAAAAGAGATGGCCGCCGAGATCGGCCAGGAAGAGATGGAAGTAGATCCTCCCGAACTACCCGACGAGCTCAAAGATAAGGTGGAAGAGCTGGGCTCTGAAAAGATGAAAGAGGCTGCTTTCACGAAGAAAAAACTGGAACGCGAAGAGAATATGGACGCCGCCCGGGAAGAGATCATGGGCGAGCTCGCTGAAGAATTAGATGAAGAAACATTTTCGGAGTACGAGAATATGCTGGAAGATGAGCTCGATGACCTGGCCAAAAAACTCGTCCGCCGGGAAATAATCGAAAATGGTAAACGCCCTGATGGCAGAGATCTAGATGAAGTCAGGCCGATCGAGTCCGACGTCGGATTTGTTCCCAAGGTACATGGCTGCGGCATGTTCAAAAGAGGAGAAACTCAGACTTTAAGCGTTTTAACTCTGGGAGCATCCAGCGATGAGCAGATTCTTTTTGGACTGGGAGAAGAGGAGACCAAAGGCTTTCTCCATCATTATAACTTCCCGCCTTACAGCGTTGGTGAAACCAATCCGCTCCGCGGTCCGGGCAGAAGAGAGATAGGTCACGGAGCTTTAGGTGAAAAAGCTTTAAGTCCGGTGCTGCCGGACGAGATAGACTTTCCTTATACAATCCGGCTGGTTTCTGAGGTGCTGGAGTCGAACGGTTCTACTTCTCAGGCCAGTATCTGCAGCAGCTGTCTGGCCATGATGGACGGGGGAGTGCCTCTCAAATCGCCGGTGGCCGGAATCGCCATGGGACTGATGAAAGAAGGCGATGATATAGCTATTCTTTCCGATATCCAGGGCCTTGAGGACTTCTTCGGCGATATGGATTTCAAGGTGGCAGGTACCCGCGAAGGTATAACCGCCCTGCAGATGGATATCAAAGTTTCAGGCATTTCCAAAGAGATCATGAAAAAAGCTCTCAATCAGGCCAGAGAGGGCAGGCTGCATATCCTGGACAGGATGAGCGAAGTCATAGCCGAGCCCAGATCTGAACTTTCACCCCATGCCCCGCGCATGATAACTCTGGAGATTGATCCCGATAAAATCCGTCATGTGATAGGACCCGGCGGTAAAATGATCAATAAGATCATAGATAAAACCGGTGCTCAGATAGACATTGAGGATGATGGCACCGTCTACATCCTCTCCGAAGATCAGGAAGGTGGAGAGGAAGCCAGAAATATGATAGAGGAATTAACCCGGGAAGTCGTGGTAGGCGAGATTTATACCGGCAAGGTCAAGAAGATAGTCAATTTCGGAGCTTTTGCCGAGATAGTTCCCGGCCGGGAAGGCCTGATTCATATATCCGAACTGGCTGATTATCACGTCAATGAAGTTGAAGATATTCTGGAAGTCGGAGATGAGGTGCCGGTTAAGGTGACCGAGATCGACGATCAGGACAGATTAAATCTCTCCCGCATCCAGGCCATAAAGGAGATGGATGAAGAAGAGAAAGAAAAGTACGATCTTTAA
- a CDS encoding bifunctional riboflavin kinase/FAD synthetase — protein sequence MKVYKDDEFSEYQDKATSLALGTFDGLHRGHQKVIKKARNNARCSDLAAGIFSFVPHPRRVLNQEEGPRVICSQRQKKEILQEIGLDYYFCQEFTEEFSRMNFKDFIAGILCDELKSGQLVVGKDFTFGHRGEGTSQDLKKMGRYLDFEVKIVSPLRIKGKKISSTRIRKLISEGRVGKIPPLLGRKFALAGRVVHGSGRGHEIGFPTANLELEADYVRPKKGVYAGYVVHEEKEYRSIANFGRNPTFSEEDFRVEIHILDLKEDRDFYGSRLEFTPVEFIREEQKFDSVEGLKETIKSDILYTKKIL from the coding sequence ATGAAGGTATATAAAGATGATGAGTTTTCTGAATACCAGGATAAAGCCACTTCCCTGGCTCTGGGAACTTTCGACGGCCTGCACCGGGGACATCAAAAGGTCATCAAAAAAGCCAGAAATAATGCCAGGTGCAGTGATCTAGCCGCAGGAATTTTTTCTTTCGTTCCCCATCCCCGCCGGGTGCTTAATCAGGAGGAAGGGCCGAGGGTAATATGTTCTCAGCGGCAGAAAAAAGAAATACTGCAGGAAATTGGCCTCGATTATTATTTTTGTCAGGAGTTCACCGAAGAATTTTCGCGGATGAATTTTAAGGATTTTATCGCCGGTATCCTCTGCGATGAGCTGAAGAGCGGGCAGCTGGTGGTGGGTAAAGATTTTACTTTCGGCCACAGAGGAGAAGGAACGAGCCAGGATTTAAAAAAAATGGGCAGATATCTGGACTTCGAAGTAAAGATAGTTTCCCCTCTCAGAATAAAGGGTAAAAAAATATCAAGCACCAGGATAAGAAAGTTGATTTCGGAAGGAAGAGTGGGAAAAATTCCTCCCCTTTTGGGCAGAAAATTCGCCCTGGCCGGCAGAGTTGTTCACGGTTCCGGTCGGGGTCATGAGATAGGTTTTCCCACGGCCAATCTCGAACTGGAGGCTGATTATGTCAGGCCCAAAAAAGGAGTTTATGCCGGTTATGTCGTTCATGAGGAGAAAGAGTACCGCTCTATAGCCAATTTTGGCAGAAATCCCACCTTTTCGGAGGAGGATTTTCGGGTAGAAATTCATATTCTCGATCTGAAAGAGGATAGAGATTTCTACGGCAGCCGGCTGGAGTTCACTCCGGTGGAGTTTATTCGCGAAGAGCAGAAATTTGATTCGGTTGAGGGGCTCAAAGAGACGATAAAATCCGATATTCTTTACACCAAAAAAATTTTATGA
- the truB gene encoding tRNA pseudouridine(55) synthase TruB, which produces MSKKAGIINVFKPPGMTSFDVVDWLQKFPGVHRAGHTGTLDPRAAGVLPVCLNKATKIIQFLPGDKKEYRCQIELGIKTDTLDKEGEVLADSELPRLTREELEEILEKFRGEIEQLPPMYSAVKKDGKRLYELARSGEKVKREPREVTIKNLELIDFNPPCLTLDITCSPGTYIRSIARDIGEELDCGGILSFLIRNASGNFTLDSALTFTRIAAAKKLDDIMMDPTEPLTYPELNVKKKAVEQAVNGNLLPEEAFEEVIPESDLDEKDQRFIIRGPEGMFISISRLSKDETGRVFKPERVFNLWV; this is translated from the coding sequence ATGTCTAAAAAAGCCGGCATAATCAATGTTTTCAAGCCGCCGGGCATGACATCCTTTGATGTCGTGGACTGGCTGCAGAAATTTCCAGGCGTACACAGGGCGGGACATACCGGCACTTTAGATCCCCGGGCAGCGGGGGTTTTGCCTGTCTGCTTGAACAAAGCCACGAAAATTATTCAATTTTTGCCCGGCGATAAAAAAGAATACCGCTGCCAGATCGAGCTGGGCATCAAAACAGATACCCTCGATAAAGAGGGGGAAGTTCTGGCAGATTCTGAACTGCCCCGACTGACGCGCGAGGAACTGGAGGAAATTCTGGAGAAATTTCGCGGAGAAATAGAGCAGTTACCTCCCATGTACTCAGCCGTGAAAAAGGATGGTAAAAGGCTTTATGAGCTGGCCCGCTCCGGCGAGAAAGTAAAAAGAGAGCCGCGAGAGGTGACGATAAAAAATCTGGAACTCATAGATTTTAATCCTCCCTGTTTAACCCTCGATATAACCTGTTCGCCGGGAACCTATATCAGATCTATTGCCCGGGATATCGGGGAAGAACTGGACTGCGGAGGGATCCTGAGCTTTTTGATAAGAAATGCTTCCGGGAATTTCACCCTTGATTCGGCGCTGACCTTTACCCGGATAGCTGCAGCTAAAAAACTGGATGATATCATGATGGATCCTACCGAGCCGCTTACCTATCCGGAGCTCAATGTGAAGAAAAAAGCGGTTGAGCAGGCTGTTAACGGCAACCTTCTGCCGGAAGAAGCTTTTGAGGAAGTTATTCCGGAGTCAGATCTCGATGAAAAAGATCAGAGGTTTATTATCAGGGGTCCGGAGGGTATGTTTATTTCAATAAGCAGATTGAGCAAAGATGAAACCGGCAGGGTTTTTAAGCCTGAACGCGTTTTTAATCTCTGGGTATAG
- a CDS encoding YlxR family protein, whose amino-acid sequence MSASPLEECAGCGDLRDEIELMRVVNNKGEVKVDPGSDLPGRGIYLCPQVKCLDLACEKNALKQELKVEITDELYESLVEEIKHG is encoded by the coding sequence TTGAGCGCCAGCCCGCTGGAAGAATGTGCAGGTTGCGGTGATCTCAGGGACGAAATTGAACTGATGAGAGTGGTTAATAATAAAGGTGAAGTAAAAGTGGATCCGGGGTCCGATCTGCCGGGCAGGGGGATCTATCTTTGTCCTCAGGTGAAATGTCTGGATTTAGCCTGTGAGAAAAACGCTTTAAAGCAGGAGCTGAAAGTTGAAATAACAGACGAACTGTACGAATCGCTGGTTGAGGAGATCAAACATGGATAA
- the rpsO gene encoding 30S ribosomal protein S15 yields the protein MITKEEKQEIIEEYRREEGDTGSPEVQVALLTARIKDLTEHLKDHKLDHSSRRGLIKMVSKRKKLLKYLKNNDIERYREFIEDIGIRG from the coding sequence ATGATTACCAAAGAAGAAAAACAGGAAATAATCGAGGAATACCGGCGTGAAGAGGGCGATACGGGCTCGCCAGAAGTGCAGGTAGCGCTTTTAACCGCCCGTATTAAGGATTTAACCGAACATCTTAAAGATCATAAGCTGGATCACTCTTCGCGCAGGGGATTGATCAAGATGGTGAGCAAAAGAAAAAAGCTGCTAAAATATCTCAAGAATAACGATATCGAGAGATATCGTGAATTTATTGAAGATATTGGTATAAGAGGATAG
- the nusA gene encoding transcription termination factor NusA: protein MNFDFLQALDDIEQEKDIPKEILIDALETALESAYKKDYGSKENVHVEVDTDRGEVKVYSRRRVVEEVDNENFEIDMERAQEIDSEVEIEDVIDVEITPADFGRIAAQTAKQVIMQRIREAERDVIYEHYKEKEGEFITGTIQRFQNDHILIDMGKTEALLPPSEQIEDENYEVGDRIKLYIVEVSSTTKGPKILVSRTHPGLLLRLFEIEIPEIFDGTVEIKAVAREAGKRSKVAVASNEEDVDAVGACVGPRGSRVQAIVDQLNGEKIDIVEWNPDPGELIANSLNPAEVKEVNIDEEEQVAEVVVPDFQLSLAIGKEGQNARLAAKLTGWKVDIKKESEFESGGEEETSPTDSEIDSEKAEEPESESQSAEEDENIGDEEEIEDEDEGLEESSNSEELSEQEQAETAEDEVID from the coding sequence ATGAATTTTGATTTTCTTCAGGCCCTCGACGATATAGAACAGGAAAAAGATATTCCCAAAGAGATTTTGATCGATGCGCTGGAGACAGCGCTGGAATCAGCCTATAAAAAAGATTATGGTTCCAAGGAAAATGTCCACGTAGAGGTGGATACCGATCGAGGGGAGGTAAAGGTCTACTCCCGCCGACGTGTGGTCGAGGAAGTGGACAATGAAAATTTTGAAATAGATATGGAAAGAGCGCAGGAAATCGATTCTGAGGTCGAAATAGAGGATGTAATCGATGTGGAGATAACCCCTGCTGACTTCGGTCGAATAGCTGCTCAGACGGCCAAACAGGTCATCATGCAGAGGATTAGAGAGGCCGAGAGAGATGTAATTTACGAGCATTATAAGGAAAAAGAGGGCGAATTTATAACAGGCACCATTCAGCGATTTCAAAATGATCATATTTTGATAGATATGGGCAAGACGGAAGCTCTTTTGCCCCCTTCCGAGCAGATCGAAGATGAAAATTACGAGGTCGGGGACAGGATAAAGCTGTATATAGTCGAGGTGAGCTCTACCACCAAAGGACCGAAAATTTTGGTCTCGAGAACCCATCCGGGATTACTATTGCGGCTTTTCGAAATTGAAATACCGGAAATATTCGACGGCACCGTGGAGATAAAGGCAGTGGCCCGAGAGGCCGGCAAAAGATCAAAAGTTGCCGTAGCCTCCAATGAGGAAGATGTCGATGCTGTTGGAGCCTGCGTGGGCCCTCGGGGCAGCCGGGTGCAGGCCATAGTCGATCAGTTAAATGGCGAGAAGATAGATATTGTGGAGTGGAATCCTGACCCGGGCGAATTGATTGCCAATTCTTTAAATCCCGCCGAGGTCAAAGAGGTCAATATAGATGAAGAGGAACAGGTGGCAGAAGTTGTTGTTCCTGACTTCCAGCTTTCGCTTGCCATAGGTAAAGAGGGGCAAAATGCCCGTCTGGCTGCTAAATTAACCGGCTGGAAGGTCGATATTAAAAAAGAATCTGAGTTCGAAAGCGGAGGTGAAGAAGAAACCTCTCCTACAGATAGCGAAATTGATTCAGAGAAGGCTGAAGAACCTGAAAGCGAATCTCAGAGTGCAGAAGAGGACGAAAATATAGGAGATGAAGAGGAGATTGAAGATGAGGACGAGGGGCTAGAAGAATCATCGAATTCGGAAGAGCTTTCTGAGCAAGAACAGGCTGAAACAGCTGAAGATGAAGTGATTGATTAA
- a CDS encoding DHH family phosphoesterase, whose amino-acid sequence MNPATPFTSESDNISVLLQAFERGGSFFLMGHIDPDGDCLGALAGLSNLLAGAGGDNEIIVYEEIPKKFELAFSGLKTGVSLYDEDIPLEDCDALIALDCSDIDRLKPARDRLERIREQSGRPQLINIDHHEDNSHFGNINLVVPSAAATGEIILDLAEKAGLEIDFSAARALALAILADTGFFRYSNTSRRVIEKVLRLMDEGVDLYEINRSLYASHRPGVIQLLGRALTSLRTAAGGKIAYLKLRNIDYQLTGTGPEDREGFVNYARDIDGVEVGLIFSEEEEGIKVSFRSNEYLRVNDIAGKFGGGGHPRAAGCLLDCDLDKAVETIIAEVEKHV is encoded by the coding sequence ATGAATCCAGCCACTCCATTTACTTCTGAAAGCGATAATATTTCCGTCCTTCTGCAGGCCTTTGAGAGGGGCGGAAGTTTCTTTTTAATGGGACATATAGATCCTGACGGAGACTGTCTGGGCGCGCTGGCGGGCCTGAGCAATTTGCTGGCCGGTGCTGGTGGAGATAACGAGATTATCGTATACGAGGAAATACCCAAAAAATTTGAGCTGGCATTTTCCGGGTTAAAAACTGGAGTTTCTCTGTATGATGAGGATATTCCTCTCGAGGACTGCGATGCTCTTATAGCACTGGACTGCAGCGATATCGACAGGTTAAAACCGGCCCGCGATAGATTGGAGCGGATAAGAGAGCAAAGCGGCCGACCTCAGCTCATCAACATAGATCATCACGAGGATAACAGTCATTTTGGAAATATAAATCTGGTGGTTCCTTCCGCAGCCGCTACGGGAGAAATAATTCTCGATCTGGCCGAAAAAGCCGGCCTGGAAATCGATTTTTCTGCTGCCCGGGCGCTGGCGCTGGCCATACTGGCCGATACCGGTTTTTTCCGCTACAGCAATACCAGCCGCAGGGTGATCGAAAAAGTTTTGAGATTGATGGATGAAGGAGTGGACCTTTACGAAATTAACCGCAGCCTTTATGCCAGTCACAGGCCGGGAGTTATCCAGCTTTTAGGGCGGGCTCTTACCTCTTTGAGAACTGCTGCCGGAGGGAAGATAGCCTACCTCAAATTGAGAAACATAGATTATCAGCTCACCGGAACCGGTCCCGAAGATAGAGAAGGATTTGTCAATTACGCCCGCGATATCGATGGGGTGGAGGTCGGCCTTATTTTCAGCGAGGAAGAAGAGGGTATTAAGGTCAGCTTCCGTTCCAATGAATATCTCAGGGTCAACGATATAGCCGGAAAATTTGGGGGCGGAGGCCATCCCCGGGCGGCCGGCTGTCTTCTTGATTGTGACCTGGATAAAGCGGTCGAGACCATTATCGCTGAGGTGGAAAAACATGTCTAA